The following proteins are co-located in the Pseudomonas cavernae genome:
- the uvrA gene encoding excinuclease ABC subunit UvrA, with product MDKILIRGARTHNLKNIDLTLPRDKLIVITGLSGSGKSSLAFDTLYAEGQRRYVESLSAYARQFLSMMEKPDVDTIEGLSPAISIEQKSTSHNPRSTVGTITEIYDYLRLLYARVGTPRCPDHDVPLEAQTVSQMVDQVLALPEGRRLMLLAPVIRERKGEHLSVFEELRAQGFVRARVNGKLYELDELPKLDKQKKHSIDVVVDRFKVREDLQQRLAESFETALNLADGIALVAPMDEEEGDELIFSARFACPICGHSISELEPKLFSFNNPAGACPTCDGLGVKQFFDGKRLVNGELTLAEGAIRGWDRRNVYYFQMLGSLASHYGFSLEVPFDELPAEQQKAVLYGSGKDSVDFRYLNDRGDIVKRAHPFEGIIPNLERRYRETESATVREELAKFLSTQPCPDCLGTRLRREARHVWVGEKTLPAVTGLPIGTACEYFGELSLTGRRGEIAVKILKEIRERLQFLVNVGLDYLTLDRSADTLSGGEAQRIRLASQIGAGLVGVMYILDEPSIGLHQRDNERLLGTLNHLRDLGNTVIVVEHDEDAIRMADYVVDIGPGAGVHGGRIVAEGTPAEVMAHPDSLTGKYLSGREKIRYPAERTPRDQQKLLKLKGARGNNLRDVDLEIPVGLLTCVTGVSGSGKSTLINNTLFPITATALNGATTLETAAHASFDGLQHLDKVVDIDQSPIGRTPRSNPATYTGLFTPIRELFAGVPEARSRGYGPGRFSFNVKGGRCEACQGDGLIKVEMHFLPDIYVPCDVCKSKRYNRETLEIKYKGKSIHEVLEMTIEEAREFFAAVPAIARKLQTLMDVGLSYIKLGQSATTLSGGEAQRVKLSRELSKRDTGKTLYILDEPTTGLHFADIQQLLDVLHRLRDHGNTVVVIEHNLDVIKTADWLVDLGPEGGSKGGQIIATGTPEEVSAMPQSHTGHFLKPLLERDRA from the coding sequence GTGGACAAGATCCTGATCCGTGGGGCGCGCACCCACAACCTGAAGAACATCGACCTGACCCTGCCGCGCGACAAGCTGATCGTGATCACCGGCCTGTCCGGTTCCGGCAAGTCCTCCCTGGCCTTCGACACCCTCTATGCCGAGGGCCAGCGCCGCTACGTGGAATCCCTGTCGGCCTACGCCCGGCAATTCCTGTCGATGATGGAGAAACCCGACGTCGACACCATCGAGGGCCTGTCGCCGGCGATCTCCATCGAGCAGAAGTCGACCTCGCACAACCCGCGCTCGACGGTCGGCACCATCACCGAGATCTACGACTACCTGCGCCTGCTCTACGCCCGCGTCGGCACGCCGCGCTGCCCGGACCACGACGTGCCGCTGGAGGCGCAGACCGTCAGCCAGATGGTCGACCAGGTCCTCGCCCTGCCCGAAGGCCGCCGCTTGATGCTGCTGGCGCCGGTGATCCGCGAGCGCAAGGGCGAGCACCTGTCGGTGTTCGAGGAGCTGCGCGCCCAGGGCTTCGTCCGCGCGCGGGTCAACGGCAAGCTCTACGAGCTGGATGAACTGCCCAAGCTGGACAAGCAGAAGAAGCACAGCATCGACGTGGTGGTCGACCGCTTCAAGGTCCGCGAGGACCTGCAGCAGCGCCTGGCCGAATCCTTCGAGACCGCGCTGAACCTGGCCGACGGCATCGCCCTGGTGGCGCCGATGGACGAGGAAGAAGGCGACGAGCTGATCTTCTCCGCACGCTTCGCCTGCCCGATCTGCGGCCATTCGATCAGCGAACTGGAGCCCAAGCTGTTCTCCTTCAACAACCCGGCCGGCGCCTGCCCGACCTGCGACGGCCTCGGCGTGAAGCAGTTCTTCGACGGCAAGCGTCTGGTCAACGGCGAGCTGACCCTGGCCGAAGGCGCGATCCGCGGCTGGGACCGGCGCAACGTCTACTACTTCCAGATGCTCGGCTCGCTGGCCAGCCACTACGGCTTCAGCCTCGAGGTGCCGTTCGACGAGCTGCCCGCCGAGCAACAGAAAGCCGTGCTCTACGGCAGCGGCAAGGACAGCGTCGACTTCCGCTACCTCAACGACCGCGGCGACATCGTCAAGCGCGCGCACCCCTTCGAAGGCATCATCCCCAACCTCGAACGCCGCTACCGCGAAACCGAATCGGCCACCGTGCGCGAAGAACTGGCCAAGTTCCTCAGCACCCAACCCTGCCCGGACTGCCTGGGCACCCGCCTGCGCCGCGAAGCGCGCCACGTATGGGTCGGCGAGAAGACCCTGCCGGCGGTCACCGGCCTGCCGATCGGCACGGCCTGCGAGTATTTCGGCGAGCTCAGCCTGACGGGCCGGCGTGGCGAGATCGCGGTGAAGATCCTCAAGGAAATCCGCGAGCGCCTGCAGTTCCTGGTCAACGTCGGCCTCGACTACCTGACCCTCGACCGCAGCGCCGACACCCTGTCCGGCGGCGAAGCGCAGCGCATCCGCCTGGCCAGCCAGATCGGCGCCGGCCTGGTGGGGGTAATGTACATCCTCGACGAGCCATCGATCGGCCTACACCAGCGCGACAACGAACGCCTGCTCGGCACCCTCAACCACCTGCGCGACCTCGGTAACACGGTGATTGTGGTCGAGCACGACGAGGACGCCATCCGCATGGCCGACTACGTGGTCGACATCGGCCCCGGCGCCGGCGTGCACGGCGGCCGCATCGTCGCCGAAGGCACGCCGGCCGAGGTGATGGCCCACCCCGATTCGCTGACCGGCAAATACCTGTCCGGGCGCGAGAAGATCCGCTACCCGGCCGAACGCACCCCGCGCGACCAGCAGAAGCTGCTCAAGCTCAAGGGTGCGCGCGGCAACAACCTGCGCGACGTCGACCTGGAAATTCCGGTCGGCCTGCTCACCTGCGTCACCGGCGTCTCCGGTTCAGGCAAATCGACGCTGATCAACAACACCCTGTTCCCGATCACCGCCACCGCGCTGAACGGCGCCACCACCCTGGAAACCGCTGCCCACGCGTCGTTCGACGGGCTGCAGCACCTCGACAAGGTGGTCGACATCGACCAGAGCCCGATCGGCCGCACGCCACGCTCCAATCCCGCGACCTACACCGGCCTGTTCACGCCGATCCGCGAGCTGTTCGCCGGCGTGCCGGAAGCCCGCTCGCGCGGCTACGGCCCGGGACGCTTCTCCTTCAACGTCAAGGGCGGGCGCTGCGAAGCCTGCCAGGGCGACGGCCTGATCAAGGTGGAGATGCACTTCCTGCCGGACATCTACGTGCCCTGCGACGTGTGCAAGAGCAAGCGCTACAACCGCGAAACCCTGGAGATCAAGTACAAGGGCAAGAGCATCCACGAGGTGCTGGAGATGACCATCGAGGAAGCCCGCGAATTCTTCGCCGCGGTGCCGGCCATCGCCCGCAAGCTGCAGACGCTGATGGACGTCGGCCTGTCCTACATCAAGCTCGGCCAGAGCGCGACCACCCTGTCCGGCGGCGAGGCGCAGCGGGTCAAGCTGTCGCGCGAGCTGTCCAAGCGCGACACCGGCAAGACCCTGTATATCCTCGACGAACCGACGACCGGGCTGCACTTCGCCGACATCCAGCAACTGCTCGACGTGCTGCACCGCCTGCGCGATCACGGCAACACCGTGGTGGTGATCGAGCACAACCTCGACGTGATCAAGACCGCCGACTGGCTGGTGGATCTCGGCCCCGAGGGCGGCTCCAAGGGTGGACAGATCATCGCCACCGGCACGCCGGAGGAGGTTTCCGCGATGCCGCAGTCGCATACCGGGCACTTCCTCAAGCCGCTGCTGGAGCGTGACCGCGCCTAG
- the bfr gene encoding bacterioferritin: MKGQIEVIDYLKQLLKGELAARDQYFIHSRQYLDWGFTKLYERINHEMEEETQHADALLQRILFLEGTPDMAPSPFKFGQSVPEALKLDLALEYEMRAALSKGIELCERHQDYQSRDILLAQLKDTEEDHAYWLEQQLRLIKTIGLENYLQSQF, encoded by the coding sequence ATGAAAGGCCAGATCGAAGTCATCGACTACCTCAAGCAACTGCTTAAGGGCGAACTGGCCGCACGCGACCAGTATTTCATCCATTCGCGGCAGTATCTGGATTGGGGATTTACCAAGCTCTACGAGCGCATCAACCATGAAATGGAAGAGGAAACCCAACACGCGGACGCGCTGCTTCAACGCATCCTCTTCCTCGAAGGCACACCGGACATGGCGCCCAGCCCCTTCAAGTTCGGGCAGAGCGTTCCGGAGGCGTTGAAGCTGGACCTGGCCCTTGAGTACGAGATGCGTGCCGCTCTGAGCAAGGGCATCGAGCTGTGTGAACGGCATCAGGACTATCAGAGTCGCGACATCCTGCTGGCTCAGCTCAAGGACACCGAGGAGGATCATGCCTACTGGCTGGAGCAGCAGTTGCGCCTGATCAAGACCATCGGTCTGGAGAATTACCTGCAGTCGCAGTTCTGA
- a CDS encoding ABC transporter ATP-binding protein, which produces MTSTLLELRDLGFAWPGQPELLDIPHFHLGSGETLFLKGPSGSGKTTLLGLLGGVQTPARGSIRLLGKQLTTLSAAARDHFRADHTGYIFQQFNLLPFLSMRANVELPCHFSQLRARRAKQRHGSVDAAAASLLAHLGLNAELLERRADSLSIGQQQRVAAARALIGQPELVIADEPTSALDADAREAFLQLLFAECRAADSSLLFVSHDQSLAPLFDRHLSLAELNRAARPAEV; this is translated from the coding sequence ATGACCTCGACCCTGCTTGAACTCCGCGACCTCGGCTTCGCCTGGCCCGGTCAGCCCGAACTCCTGGACATCCCCCACTTCCATCTGGGCAGCGGCGAAACCCTGTTCCTCAAGGGCCCCAGCGGCAGCGGCAAGACCACCCTGCTCGGCCTGCTCGGCGGCGTGCAGACGCCCGCACGCGGCAGTATCCGCCTGCTCGGCAAGCAACTGACCACGCTATCCGCCGCCGCCCGCGACCACTTCCGCGCCGATCACACCGGCTACATCTTCCAGCAGTTCAACCTGCTGCCGTTCCTCTCGATGCGCGCCAACGTCGAGCTGCCCTGTCATTTCTCCCAGCTGCGCGCCCGCCGGGCGAAGCAGCGCCACGGCAGCGTCGATGCGGCCGCCGCCAGCCTGCTCGCCCACCTCGGGCTCAACGCCGAGCTGCTGGAGCGGCGCGCCGACAGCCTGTCGATCGGCCAGCAGCAACGCGTCGCCGCCGCCCGCGCGCTGATCGGCCAGCCGGAACTGGTGATCGCCGACGAACCGACCTCGGCCCTCGACGCCGACGCCCGCGAGGCGTTCCTCCAACTGCTGTTCGCCGAATGCCGCGCAGCCGACTCCAGCCTGCTGTTCGTCAGCCACGACCAGAGCCTGGCGCCGCTGTTCGATCGCCACCTGTCGCTGGCCGAGCTCAATCGCGCCGCGCGCCCGGCGGAGGTGTAG
- a CDS encoding NAD-dependent epimerase/dehydratase family protein, with protein MSEAPVLITGGAGFIGSHLADALLAKGHSVRVLDNLSTGKPANLPLGDSRLELIEGDVADATLVRQVMAGCRAVAHLAAVASVQASVDDPVSTHQSNFVGTLNVCEAMRELGLKRVLFASSAAVYGNNGEGQAIDEDTAKAPLTPYAADKLASEHYLDFYRRQHGLEPALFRFFNIFGPRQDPSSPYSGVISIFTERAQAGLPISVFGDGEQTRDFVYVGDLVQLLVQALEAPRVAAGAVNVGLNRATSLNQLLADIRSVLGSLSAVSYAAARPGDIKHSRADNRRLLERFDFPEPTPMAVGLARLLGR; from the coding sequence ATGTCTGAAGCTCCCGTATTGATCACCGGCGGTGCCGGCTTCATCGGTTCGCATCTGGCCGACGCCCTGTTGGCCAAGGGCCACAGCGTGCGCGTGCTGGACAACCTGTCCACCGGCAAGCCGGCCAACCTGCCGCTGGGCGACTCGCGCCTCGAGCTGATCGAAGGCGATGTCGCCGATGCCACTCTCGTGCGCCAGGTCATGGCCGGTTGCCGGGCGGTCGCCCATCTGGCCGCGGTGGCCTCGGTACAGGCCTCGGTCGACGACCCGGTGAGCACCCACCAAAGCAATTTCGTCGGCACCCTGAACGTCTGCGAGGCGATGCGCGAGCTGGGCCTCAAGCGCGTGCTGTTCGCCTCCAGTGCGGCGGTGTACGGCAATAACGGCGAAGGCCAGGCGATCGACGAGGACACCGCGAAGGCGCCGCTGACCCCCTATGCCGCGGATAAGCTGGCCAGCGAGCACTACCTGGATTTCTACCGCCGTCAGCACGGCCTGGAGCCGGCGCTGTTCCGCTTCTTCAACATCTTCGGGCCGCGCCAGGATCCATCCTCGCCGTACTCCGGGGTGATCAGCATCTTCACCGAGCGCGCCCAGGCCGGCCTGCCGATCAGCGTGTTCGGTGATGGCGAGCAGACCCGCGATTTCGTCTATGTCGGCGATCTGGTCCAGCTGCTGGTGCAGGCGCTGGAAGCACCGAGGGTGGCGGCCGGGGCGGTGAACGTCGGGCTGAACCGCGCCACCAGTCTCAATCAGCTGCTGGCGGACATCCGCAGCGTGCTCGGCAGCCTGTCGGCGGTCAGTTACGCCGCGGCGCGGCCCGGCGATATCAAGCATTCGCGGGCGGATAACCGGCGCCTGCTGGAGCGTTTCGACTTCCCCGAGCCGACGCCGATGGCGGTCGGCCTGGCCCGTTTGCTCGGGCGCTAG
- a CDS encoding OmpW/AlkL family protein, protein MHKSLVTASLTALALASPLAMAHQAGDIIVRAGAITVDPHEDSGKVKIGGVAQAGTGATLDSDTQLGLNFAYMVTDHVGIELLAATPFSHDIGTKGLGGLKLGEVKQLPPTLSAVYYPLDRSSAFQPYAGLGINYTWFFEDKLSSEAEAAGFRGLDLDDSWGLAAQLGMDYMLTDKVMLNAQVRYIDIDTKEATTFAGTTRVTVDVDVDPWVYMVGLGYKF, encoded by the coding sequence ATGCACAAGTCTCTCGTCACCGCCTCGCTGACAGCCCTTGCCCTGGCCAGTCCGCTGGCCATGGCGCACCAGGCGGGTGACATCATCGTTCGCGCCGGCGCCATCACCGTCGACCCCCATGAGGACAGCGGCAAGGTGAAAATCGGCGGCGTCGCCCAAGCCGGCACCGGCGCCACCCTCGACAGCGATACCCAACTGGGCCTGAACTTCGCCTACATGGTCACCGATCACGTCGGCATCGAACTGCTGGCCGCCACCCCGTTCAGCCACGACATCGGCACCAAGGGCCTGGGCGGCCTGAAACTGGGCGAGGTCAAGCAACTGCCGCCGACCCTGAGCGCGGTCTACTACCCACTGGACCGCTCCTCGGCCTTCCAGCCTTACGCCGGCCTGGGCATCAACTACACCTGGTTCTTCGAAGACAAGCTCAGCAGCGAAGCCGAAGCCGCCGGCTTCCGCGGCCTGGACCTGGACGACTCCTGGGGACTCGCCGCCCAGTTGGGCATGGACTACATGCTGACCGACAAGGTCATGCTCAATGCCCAGGTGCGCTATATCGATATCGACACCAAAGAGGCCACCACCTTCGCCGGGACCACCAGGGTCACCGTCGATGTGGACGTCGACCCTTGGGTCTACATGGTCGGCCTGGGCTACAAGTTCTAA
- a CDS encoding single-stranded DNA-binding protein: protein MARGVNKVILLGNVGGDPETRYLPNGNAVTNITLATSDSWKDKQTGQQQERTEWHRVVFFGKLAEIAGEYLRKGSQVYVEGRLQTREWEKDGVKRYTTEIVVDMNGSMQLLGGRGGADEGAPRPSRPQQSQPARESRPAPQPQAAAQPAPDYDSFDDDIPF from the coding sequence ATGGCCCGTGGGGTTAACAAAGTCATTCTGCTCGGTAACGTCGGTGGCGATCCGGAAACCCGTTACCTGCCCAACGGCAATGCCGTCACCAACATCACCCTGGCCACCAGCGACAGCTGGAAGGACAAGCAGACCGGCCAACAGCAGGAGCGCACCGAATGGCACCGCGTGGTGTTCTTCGGCAAGCTCGCCGAGATCGCCGGTGAATACCTGCGCAAGGGCTCGCAGGTGTATGTCGAGGGTCGTCTGCAGACCCGCGAGTGGGAGAAAGACGGCGTCAAGCGCTACACCACCGAGATCGTCGTCGACATGAACGGCAGCATGCAGCTGCTCGGTGGCCGTGGTGGTGCCGACGAAGGCGCGCCACGTCCGTCCCGTCCGCAGCAGTCGCAGCCGGCGCGTGAATCGCGTCCGGCCCCGCAGCCACAAGCGGCCGCGCAGCCGGCGCCGGACTACGACAGCTTCGACGACGACATCCCATTCTAA
- a CDS encoding sugar nucleotide-binding protein — protein MRMRLMLLGGGSALGQALIRLGAEEDIGFLAPRPPQDGWDAASLTQLLDDTRPDAVINLAYYFDWFQAEEVSETRFAAQERAVERLAELCQHHQIILLQPSSYRVFDGSRATAYSEKEEQVPLGLRGQALWRSEQSVRATCPRHVLLRFGWLMDDSPGGLLDRFLRRAEQDAELFGADDRRGNPTPVDDAARVLIAVLKQLDCAAPLWGTYHYGGHEATTALALGQAILGEARAYRPALLEQISPQPHAARADAADEPQHAVLACKKILHTFGIKPRAWRAGLPTLLDRYYRHV, from the coding sequence ATGCGTATGCGCCTGATGTTGCTGGGCGGTGGTAGTGCCCTGGGTCAGGCGCTGATTCGCCTGGGTGCGGAGGAGGACATCGGTTTCCTCGCTCCGCGCCCGCCGCAGGACGGCTGGGATGCCGCCAGTCTCACCCAGTTGCTGGACGACACCCGCCCGGATGCCGTGATCAACCTGGCCTACTACTTCGACTGGTTCCAGGCCGAAGAGGTCAGCGAGACGCGCTTCGCCGCTCAAGAACGAGCAGTCGAGCGGCTGGCCGAGCTCTGCCAGCACCACCAGATCATCTTGCTGCAGCCGAGCAGCTACCGGGTGTTCGACGGCTCGCGGGCCACCGCCTACAGCGAGAAGGAAGAGCAGGTGCCGCTCGGCCTGCGCGGCCAGGCGCTGTGGCGCAGCGAGCAGAGCGTGCGAGCGACTTGCCCGCGGCATGTGCTGCTGCGCTTCGGCTGGCTGATGGACGATAGCCCCGGCGGCCTACTCGACCGCTTCCTCAGGCGGGCCGAGCAGGATGCCGAGCTGTTCGGCGCCGACGACCGCCGCGGCAACCCGACGCCGGTGGACGATGCCGCGCGGGTGCTGATCGCCGTGCTCAAGCAGCTCGACTGCGCAGCGCCGCTGTGGGGGACCTACCACTACGGCGGTCACGAGGCGACCACGGCGCTGGCGCTGGGCCAGGCCATCCTCGGCGAGGCGCGCGCCTATCGGCCGGCGCTGCTTGAGCAGATCAGTCCGCAACCCCATGCCGCGCGCGCGGATGCCGCCGACGAGCCGCAGCATGCGGTGCTGGCGTGCAAGAAAATCCTCCATACCTTCGGCATCAAGCCGCGCGCCTGGCGTGCCGGCCTGCCGACCCTGCTGGATCGTTACTATCGCCATGTCTGA
- a CDS encoding ABC transporter permease produces MYLLRLALASLNNRRFTALLTMFAIALSVCLLLAVERVRSEARASFASTISGTDLIVGARSGSVNLLLYSVFRIGNATNNIRWDSFEHFAHSPRVKWAIPISLGDSHRGYRVMGTDASYFEHYRYARGQQLQLAQGRAFADDPFEVVLGAEVAAALHYRLGERIVLAHGVATVSLVKHDDKPFRVVGILARTGTPVDRTLHIGLGGMEALHIDWQNGVPARGAGKVSAEQVRQLARACPQASRAQAGQGESRGGSGVYEPVNEHSEPAFNAAPPSAVACGQVLTPKAITAVLLGLNSKIATFAVQREINDYRGEPLLAILPGVALQELWSLMGTAEQALFVVSLFVVLTGLIGMLTAILTSLNERRREMAILRSVGARPWHIASLLVLEAFALALAGVLLGLALLYLGIALAQGHVQSHYGLHLPLALPSGYEWTLLGAILAAALLMGGVPAWRAYRQSLADGLSIRL; encoded by the coding sequence ATGTATTTGCTGCGTCTGGCCCTGGCGAGCCTGAACAATCGCCGCTTCACCGCCCTGCTGACGATGTTCGCCATCGCCCTGTCGGTGTGCCTGCTGCTGGCCGTCGAGCGGGTGCGCAGCGAGGCGCGGGCGAGCTTCGCCAGCACCATCAGCGGCACCGACCTGATCGTCGGCGCGCGCTCCGGCTCGGTGAACCTGCTGCTGTACTCGGTGTTTCGCATCGGCAACGCCACCAACAACATCCGCTGGGACAGCTTCGAGCACTTCGCCCACAGTCCGCGGGTGAAGTGGGCGATCCCGATCTCCCTCGGCGACTCGCACCGCGGCTACCGGGTGATGGGCACCGACGCCAGCTACTTCGAACACTACCGCTACGCGCGTGGCCAACAGCTGCAACTGGCGCAAGGCCGGGCCTTCGCCGACGACCCGTTCGAGGTGGTGCTCGGCGCCGAGGTGGCCGCGGCGCTGCACTACCGGCTCGGCGAGCGGATCGTCCTCGCCCACGGCGTGGCGACGGTCAGCCTGGTCAAACACGACGACAAGCCGTTCCGCGTGGTCGGCATCCTCGCCCGCACCGGCACCCCGGTCGACCGCACCCTGCACATCGGCCTGGGCGGCATGGAGGCGCTGCACATCGACTGGCAGAACGGCGTTCCGGCACGCGGCGCCGGCAAGGTCAGCGCCGAGCAGGTGCGCCAACTGGCAAGAGCCTGCCCACAAGCGTCACGAGCGCAGGCGGGGCAAGGCGAAAGCAGAGGAGGAAGCGGAGTTTACGAGCCTGTAAATGAGCATTCCGAGCCTGCTTTCAACGCCGCACCGCCAAGCGCAGTAGCTTGTGGACAGGTTCTGACGCCGAAGGCGATCACCGCCGTGCTGCTCGGCCTCAACAGCAAGATCGCCACCTTCGCCGTGCAACGGGAGATCAACGACTATCGCGGCGAGCCGCTGCTGGCGATTCTCCCCGGCGTGGCCCTGCAAGAACTGTGGAGCCTGATGGGCACCGCCGAGCAGGCGCTGTTCGTGGTCTCGCTGTTCGTCGTGCTGACCGGCCTGATCGGCATGCTCACGGCGATCCTCACCAGCCTCAACGAACGCCGCCGCGAGATGGCCATCCTTCGCTCGGTCGGCGCGCGCCCTTGGCATATCGCCAGCCTGCTGGTGCTGGAAGCCTTCGCCCTGGCGCTGGCCGGGGTGCTGCTCGGCCTCGCCCTGCTGTACCTGGGCATCGCCCTGGCCCAGGGCCATGTGCAGAGCCATTACGGCCTGCATCTGCCGCTGGCGCTGCCCAGTGGCTATGAGTGGACGCTGCTCGGCGCTATCCTGGCCGCCGCCCTGTTGATGGGCGGCGTGCCGGCCTGGCGCGCCTACCGGCAGTCGCTGGCCGACGGCCTGTCCATTCGTCTGTGA
- a CDS encoding DUF3299 domain-containing protein — MLRRLLALTLLLSSPLWAAEPRELSWSELVPADAPPAAQAQAPIHDLAQLADALAAESAPAAKQQAPAAPVVKALDGQQVKIPGYIVPLDVSEEGRVTDFLLVPYFGACIHVPPPPSNQIVHVTSELGVQMDALYQPFWVEGPLQVEASSSELAEAGYQLAASKIYPYEISE, encoded by the coding sequence ATGTTGCGCCGCCTGCTGGCCCTGACCCTATTGCTGAGCAGCCCGTTGTGGGCGGCCGAGCCGCGCGAGCTGAGCTGGTCCGAGTTGGTGCCGGCCGACGCCCCGCCGGCAGCGCAGGCCCAGGCGCCGATCCATGATCTGGCGCAACTGGCCGACGCCCTGGCCGCCGAGTCCGCGCCGGCGGCCAAGCAGCAAGCGCCGGCGGCGCCGGTGGTCAAGGCGCTGGATGGCCAGCAGGTGAAGATCCCCGGCTACATAGTGCCGCTGGACGTCAGCGAGGAAGGCCGGGTGACCGACTTCCTGCTGGTGCCCTACTTCGGCGCCTGCATCCATGTGCCGCCACCGCCGTCGAACCAGATCGTCCACGTCACCAGCGAACTCGGCGTGCAGATGGACGCGCTGTACCAGCCGTTCTGGGTCGAGGGGCCGCTGCAGGTCGAGGCGAGCAGCAGCGAGCTGGCCGAGGCCGGCTACCAGCTGGCGGCGAGCAAGATCTATCCCTATGAAATTTCCGAGTAG
- a CDS encoding MFS transporter has product MHDLHSERMSGSETRAAGGLALVFAFRMLGMFMILPVMATYGMDLAGATPALIGLAIGAYGLTQALLQIPFGVLSDRIGRRPVIYVGLLIFAAGAVLAANADSIWGVIAGRVLQGAGAISAAVMALLSDLTREQHRTKAMAMIGMSIGLSFAVAMVAGPLLTRAFGLSGLFWTTAGMALLGLLIVAGFVPRAAGHLQHRESGVAKQALLPTLRHPDLLRLNLGIFVLHAILMASFIALPLALVGQAGLPKEEHWWVYLTALLVGFFGMVPFIIYAEKRRQMKRVLLGAVAVLLGCELFFWQFGSSLQTLLLGTVVFFTAFNLLEASLPSLISKVAPAGGKGTAMGVYSTSQFLGAALGGILGGWLFQHYGLSGVFLGCAALALLWLAFAVTMREPPYVTSLRLPLSAAALADAGLAERLQAVPGVADAMVVADEAVIYIKVDTQQLDRTSLERLIEPAPATC; this is encoded by the coding sequence ATGCACGATCTGCACAGTGAACGCATGAGTGGCAGCGAGACCCGCGCGGCGGGTGGCCTGGCGCTGGTGTTCGCGTTTCGTATGCTGGGGATGTTCATGATCCTGCCGGTCATGGCCACCTACGGCATGGATCTGGCGGGCGCCACGCCGGCGCTGATCGGTCTGGCCATCGGCGCCTATGGCCTGACCCAGGCGCTGCTGCAGATCCCCTTCGGCGTGCTGTCCGACCGCATCGGTCGGCGCCCGGTGATCTATGTCGGCCTGCTGATCTTCGCCGCCGGTGCGGTGCTGGCGGCCAATGCCGACTCGATCTGGGGGGTGATCGCCGGGCGCGTGCTGCAGGGTGCCGGGGCAATCTCGGCGGCGGTGATGGCGCTGCTGTCGGATCTGACCCGCGAGCAGCACCGCACCAAGGCGATGGCGATGATCGGCATGAGCATCGGTCTGTCGTTCGCCGTGGCCATGGTGGCCGGGCCGCTGCTGACCCGCGCCTTCGGTCTTTCCGGGCTGTTCTGGACGACTGCCGGCATGGCCCTGCTCGGCCTGCTGATCGTCGCCGGCTTCGTGCCGCGCGCGGCCGGGCACCTGCAGCACCGCGAGTCCGGGGTGGCCAAGCAGGCACTGCTGCCGACCCTGCGGCATCCGGATCTGCTGCGCCTGAATCTGGGCATCTTCGTGCTGCATGCGATTCTCATGGCCAGCTTCATCGCCCTGCCGCTGGCCTTGGTTGGGCAGGCCGGGCTGCCCAAGGAGGAGCACTGGTGGGTGTATCTGACCGCCTTGCTGGTGGGCTTCTTCGGCATGGTGCCGTTCATCATCTATGCCGAGAAACGGCGGCAGATGAAGCGCGTGCTGCTCGGCGCGGTGGCCGTGCTACTGGGTTGCGAGCTGTTCTTCTGGCAGTTCGGCAGCAGCCTGCAGACGTTGCTGCTCGGTACCGTGGTGTTCTTCACCGCCTTCAATCTGCTGGAGGCCAGCCTGCCGTCACTGATCAGCAAGGTGGCGCCGGCAGGCGGCAAGGGCACGGCGATGGGGGTCTACTCCACCAGCCAGTTCCTCGGCGCGGCGCTGGGCGGCATCCTCGGTGGTTGGCTGTTCCAGCACTACGGTTTGTCGGGCGTGTTCCTGGGCTGCGCGGCCCTGGCTCTTCTCTGGCTGGCCTTTGCTGTTACTATGCGGGAGCCGCCCTATGTGACCAGCCTGCGCCTGCCGCTTTCCGCCGCGGCACTCGCGGATGCAGGACTGGCCGAGCGTTTACAGGCAGTGCCCGGAGTGGCGGATGCCATGGTGGTGGCCGATGAGGCCGTCATCTATATCAAAGTGGATACCCAACAATTGGACCGCACGTCCCTTGAGCGCCTGATCGAACCGGCGCCGGCGACGTGCTGA